A single Lacerta agilis isolate rLacAgi1 chromosome 10, rLacAgi1.pri, whole genome shotgun sequence DNA region contains:
- the LOC117054261 gene encoding LOW QUALITY PROTEIN: 60S ribosomal protein L10a-like (The sequence of the model RefSeq protein was modified relative to this genomic sequence to represent the inferred CDS: inserted 2 bases in 1 codon) — MSKVSHDTLYEAVKEVLQGSQAKTRKFLETVELQISLKNYDPQKDKRFYVGLKSAPQPKFSICVLGDQQHCDEAKAVDIPHMDIEALKKFSKNKKLVKKLAKKCDVFLASEPLIKQIPRILGPGLNKAGKFPSLLTHNENMVAKIDEVKSTIKFQMKKVLCLAVAVGHVKMTEDELVYNIHLAIKFLVSLLKKNWQXSTMGKPQRLY, encoded by the exons ATGAGCAAAGTCTCCCACGACACGCTCTACGAAGCTGTGAAGGAAGTCCTTCAAGGGAGTCAGGCGAAGACACGCAAGTTCCTGGAGACTGTGGAGTTGCAGATCAGTCTGAAAAACTATGACCCACAAAAGGACAAGCGTTTTTATGTCGGTCTCAAATCCGCTCCACAGCCTAAATTCTCAATCTGTGTATTGGGGGACCAGCAACACTGTGATGAGGCCAAAGCTGTTGACATCCCTCACATGGACATAGAGGCTCTGAAGAAATTCAGTAAGAACAAGAAGCTTGTAAAGAAGCTAGCCAAGAAGTGTGATGTTTTCTTGGCCTCCGAGCCCCTGATCAAGCAGATTCCTCGAATCCTGGGGCCAGGACTGAACAAAGCTGGCAAGTTTCCTTCTCTCCTCACTCACAATGAGAACATGGTGGCAAAGATTGATGAGGTCAAATCCACAATAAAGTTTCAAATGAAAAAGGTGCTCTGTCTGGCTGTGGCTGTTGGGCATGTGAAGATGACTGAGG atgagTTAGTGTACAACATTCATCTGGCCATCAAATTCCTGGTCTCTTTGCTGAAGAAAAATTGGCA TAGTACCATGGGGAAACCCCAGCGCCTTTATTGa